A single window of Candidatus Eisenbacteria bacterium DNA harbors:
- a CDS encoding glycine--tRNA ligase subunit alpha, translating into MTFQEMLLKLESYWSEYGCVIGQPYSSEVGAGTFNPSTFLRALGPEPWKVAYVEPSRRPKDGRYGENPNRMQQFYQYQVIVKPSPDDILDVYFRSLEHIGIEPRKHDVRLVEDDWESPTLGAWGLGWQVWLDGTEITQFTYFQQAGGLDLDLVSAEITYGLERIAMIIQGKDRVTEIAWSKDVKWAEIFLQNEKEFCIFNFDEADIETHFKLFEIYEKEAGRLLDKGLVLPGYDHVIKCSHIFNMLDARGAISVTERVSYIGRVRKLARKAALKYLEKRKELGFPLMKTPSPRGRG; encoded by the coding sequence ATGACTTTTCAGGAAATGCTTCTCAAACTCGAGAGCTACTGGTCGGAATACGGTTGTGTGATTGGTCAACCGTACAGTTCCGAAGTCGGGGCCGGTACCTTCAATCCGTCGACTTTCTTGAGAGCCCTCGGCCCTGAACCCTGGAAGGTTGCCTATGTTGAGCCCTCGAGAAGGCCCAAGGACGGCAGGTATGGTGAGAATCCCAACCGGATGCAGCAGTTCTATCAATACCAGGTTATTGTGAAACCTTCCCCTGATGATATTCTCGATGTTTACTTCAGAAGCCTTGAACACATTGGCATCGAGCCAAGAAAGCACGACGTGAGGCTTGTTGAAGACGATTGGGAATCGCCTACGCTGGGTGCTTGGGGTCTTGGATGGCAGGTATGGCTTGATGGGACCGAGATAACCCAGTTCACCTACTTTCAGCAGGCGGGCGGCCTGGATCTCGACCTGGTATCGGCAGAAATCACGTATGGACTCGAAAGAATAGCGATGATCATTCAGGGCAAGGATAGGGTGACAGAAATCGCGTGGTCCAAGGACGTGAAGTGGGCAGAGATTTTTCTCCAGAACGAAAAGGAATTCTGCATTTTCAATTTCGACGAAGCCGACATCGAGACGCACTTCAAGCTCTTTGAGATCTATGAAAAGGAAGCAGGAAGACTTCTTGACAAGGGGCTTGTTCTTCCCGGGTACGATCATGTCATAAAGTGCTCACATATTTTCAACATGCTTGATGCGCGGGGAGCAATAAGCGTGACCGAAAGAGTGAGCTATATCGGGCGAGTCAGAAAGCTCGCCCGCAAGGCCGCCCTCAAGTATCTCGAAAAACGGAAAGAGCTCGGCTTTCCGTTAATGAAAACTCCCTCCCCCCGGGGGAGAGGGTAG